The DNA window TCCCGCTCCGGAAGGCACTGGAATCCGTGTCCCTTGAGCATACAGGCAAAATTATCCGCCGCGTGAAAGGCGGTGGGACTGTCCGCCAGAAAACGGATCAGCCCCTGTATATCCTCATCATACATTTCCATGTCTATTTCTCCTCATATGCGGCGTAGCTCTTCAGAATATCTTTAACAATGCCTACTGCCAGATCCATACCCTCTACTGTGATGTGTTCAAAGGGGCCATGGAACGCGGATCCGCCTGTCCCAAGATTCGGACACGGCAGCCCCTTGAAGCTGAGTCTCGCTCCATCCGTGCCGCCGCGCACCGGGGAAATATCCGGTGTAAGCCCCGCGTCTGTGATAGCCTTCTTGGCAATGTCAACCAGATGCATGCAGGGTTCGATCTTCTCCCGCATATTGTAGTAAGACTCCGCGATCTCCAGCTCTACCGTTCCCTCGCCGTACTTCTCGTTCATTTCCTTTTGGATCCGGCGCAAGGTCTCATGACGCTGCTTAAATTTTTCTCCGCTGTGGTCGCGAACCAAATACCGCATCTGCGTCTTCTCCGTATTCCCATTGAAAGCCATCAGATGGAAGAACCCCTCGTACCCTTCCGTTGTTTCCGGCCGCTCGTCCGGCAGTCTGGACTGAATCTCCATGCCGATGAGCTGGGAGTTCACCAGGATTCCTTTTGCGCTGCCAGTGTGCACGTTCACACCGTGGATTGTAAAATATGCTGTGGATGCGTTAAAATTCTCAAACTGAATCTCGCCTTCGATATCTCCGTCCAGCGTATAGGCAAAATCTGCGCCAAAGCGTTCCACATCGAAGTTTTTAGCGCCCCGCGCGATCTCTTCATCCGGGGTAAAGCCAATACAGATCTTTCCATGGGGGATATTCTCCTTCAGGATCTCATCCGCCGCTGTGATGATCTCCGCTATGCCCGCCTTGTCGTCCGCGCCCAGGAGCGTAGTTCCGTCTGTGGTGATAAGGGTTCTCCCTTTCATGTTCTTCAGATGCGGGAACTCTTTGACAGAGAGCACTTTCCCGCTCTCTCCCAGTTTCACGTCCTCTCCGTTGTAGTTCTTGGTGAACTGCGGATGGATATCCTTTCCGGGGAAATCCATCACAGTATCCATATGGGCGATAAGACCGATGGCCGGCTTGTCCTCATAGCCGGGAGTGGCCGGAATCTCCGCGTAGAGGTAGCACATGTCGTTGAGTTCCACTTTTTCAACACCAATGTCCTTTAACTCCTGCGCAAGAAGCCTGCCCAGTTCAAACTGTCTCTGGGTGGACGGAACCGTCTCGCTCGTTTCGTCACTTGTCGTCCAGACATTTACGTACCTTAAAAATCTCTCATATGCCTTCATAGCTTTTTCCTCCTTATTCTTGAAATGCCAGGGATCCGCGTCTTCTTGCGGCCCTGACATTTTTATGTTCGTTCTATTTTATTAATCCTCGTCTTCCACCAGCTTGTTCAGCTTCTTGTTTGTCGCAACCATGAAGAGCGCGCACAGAAGAAGAAGAATGAAGATTGCCACGAGAACCGGGAAGATATTCATGTTCTCAATGATCACCTGAACATAAGGGCTTAACTTGGAAGCGCAGAATGTCGCCACCGTGATAACGCCCATGAGAAGGGACAGGTATTTCTTCGGCGCGTACTTGCTGACGAAGGCGTTGCGAAGCGGTGAGAAGCACATCTCGCCGATGGTCAGAAGAAATACAAATCCTACCATCCACAGTACACTTACCTTATTGCCAGCCGGTGAACCCACGCCGCGGGTGAACTCTGCCAGCACGACCACTCCGAAGGCACATCCAAGGAACAAGAAACTTAATCCAATCTTCTGGAACATGTTCAGGTCGCCCTGGGGTCTCTCGGAAAGCTTTCTCCAAACAGCCGCCATCACACCGCCAAGCGCCACGCACAGCAGTCCGTTAAGAGAGGTGTTGATCCAGCCCGGCGCAATCTCGATCCCTGCCAGGTGCATATCCACGTACTCGGTCATATAGATGGTCAGCGCCAGCTCGTTCTGGTAGTAGAACAGCCAAAAGATAATAGAGAAAGCAGACACAAGGATGATGGCCCACACTCGTCTCTTCTCCGCTCGTGTCAGAGGCTCAGCGGACTTTTCTTTCTTCTTGTCCTTCTTGCTGTCCTCGCCGATGATATTGCCTTGAGTGTCTGTCAGGTATTTAAAGGGTTTTTTGCCCTGGCCCTGAAGAGATTTCCAGTTTGCCACAAACCATACGGCAGCGATCAGGCAGAATACGGCGCTTAAGAAGAAACACTGACGGAATCCCAACACATCGCCGTTTTTAAATGTATTCAGATACAGGTAGCCCGTTGCCACAGATCCCACAAAGGAGCCGATATTTACAAAAGAATACTGGATTGAAAACGCGGAATCCAGCATACTCTTATCATCATACATACGTCCCTGTATCGCGGACAGATTGCCCTTGAAGAATCCGGTTCCGATAGAGATGACGATCACCATCAAGTTCACCATAGCCGCGTTTGCCGCCTTCCAGCCGATCAGGTAGCCAATAGCCATGATAACACTTCCTAAAGGGATGGCGTATCTGGCTCCCAGCCAGCGGTCGCTGATGTAGCCGCCGATGATCGGCGCCAGGTAAGTATAGGCTGTCAGGTTGGCCGCGATCACGGCAGCCTGCGCATTGTCGATCCCCAGACCGCCCTCTCCCACCGCCTTGATCAGAAACAGTAGCAAAATTGGCTTTGCCCCGTAGTAAGCCAGTCTTTCAAACGTGAATGTCAGATTGCAGACATAAAAGCCCCAAGGGTGCTTTTTCTTCACTGCTGTTGTACTTTCTCCCATTTTTCTCATTTCCTCCTAACGTTCAGCATCATACCTAAAATTCTACATCTGTACCACCTGAGACTCAAACAAGAAAAAGCTATGCAGTGATAAGGAAAAGTTATTCTTCCATTTTATCTTTCAATATCTTAATGAATTTCGATACATTCTTTTTCTCCGACGCGCGGAAATAATAAAGCCGAATCGCGCATGTCTCCTCATAGTCCGCCAGCTGTCGGATCTCCCCGTCCCCGCGCCAAAAGTAACGGCTGTCTACAAAGGCGAAGGCATCGTTAAACTCCACCTTGATCTTCATGGTCTCCACATTCTTCACCTCGATGAACCGACACCCGTCCTCCAGGCGGCCGCGAGCTTCCTCCTGGACGCTGCAGCTGTAGGAGGAGGCCAGATAGCACCGATGCCCCCGCAGGTCATCCAGCCGGAGCGGTCCGTAAGGGATCGTAGTATTCTTACCCACATAGACACCGATCCGGGAACCGGTTAGATTCTCCCCCGCCACCCCAGGCTCATCCTCCAGCGCCTGGTTTTCGTAGCCGATGAACACGTCCAGTTCATGGTTCTTCATCATCCGGGCTCCGATCATATTATCCAGATTGTAACACTCCATCTTCTCACCAACCCTCAGGAAATTGGGATCATACACCTGCTCATAAGTCATCCACATCTTCTTGTTGATAGCGCTGTCAATTCCGATGTACGTCACCTCCCGATTCCGAAATTGCTCAATCTCCCGCGTCATCCGCGCCTCTATCTCCAGCATCTCCTTAGCCCGGCGGTAAACAATCTGTCCCAACTCTGTGGGAACTACCTCGCCCTTGCCCCGGTTGATCAGTTTTCCGCCCGCCATTTTCTCCAGAGATGAGATGTTCTGGCTGATGGCCGTCTGAGACACATAGTTGATGTTGCCCGCTTTTGTAAAACTCCTGTTCTCGATCACATCTACAAAATATTTATACTTCCATATACTGCTCACATCCGCGCCCTCCCGCCGGGAAATAAGAACTGGTTATCCGCCTTTTCCAGCTCTAGTAGCTTCACCTTTTTCTCGATTCCCCCTGCATACCCTGTCAGGCTGCCATTGGCCCCTACCACCCGGTGGCAGGGTACGATGATAGAGATCTGGTTATGGCCCACCGCTCCGCCTACCGCCCGGGCGGACACCTTCTTTCCCCCTCTTTTTCCGGCCAGTCTGCCGGCAATCTCTCCATAGGTCATAGTCTGACCGTAAGGGATCGTACGGAGGATTTCCCATACTTCTTTCTGGAAATCTGTTCCTCTTAAGTGGAGCGGCAGGGGAATCCGCGGCTCTTCTCCCGAGAAATAAATGTCCAGCCACTGTTTCGCCGCTTGAAATAGGGGAATCTCTTTTTCTTCCCGCTCTTTGTCAAGATGAAGCCCAAAATATTTCTGTCCTTCAAACCATAATCCGGTAAGGCATGTTTCGTCTGCCGCCAGCAAGATCCTGCCTATAGGCGACTGATAATGACTGACATACTGCATAACCATTCCTCCTTCTTCTGAATTTTTCTTTTTGAAAAACCCCGTATCCGTCTCACACGGTTACGGGGTTCCTATGCTCTTTATGGATCCTTTTATTCTATTCTGTCAGAAAGACGGCTTATTCCGCTACATCCTTCATACTGAATGAGAATCTTCCCATCTTGTCTTTTCCAAGGCATACAACTTTTACAACATCGCCCAGTGTCAGTACATCTTCCACATGGTTGACTCTTTCTTTCGCAAGTTTGGAGATATGCACCATTCCCTCTTTGCCCGGCGCGAATTCCAGGAACGCGCCGAACTCTTTGATGCTGACTACCTTTCCTTCCAATACCTGTCCCGCCTCAAAATCGGTGACAATGATATGGATCAGCTTGCGGGCCTCTTCCATGCTTGCCGCTTCTGTTCCGCAGATGGATACGGAGCCATCGTCCTCAATATCGATCTTCACTCCAGTCTGCTCGATGATCGCGTTGATGGTTTTTCCTCTCTGGCCTACCACATCGCCAATCTTCTGAGGATCGATCTGCATCTGGATGATCTTCGGAGCGTACGGCCCTACTTCCGGTCTTGGCTCGGCGATAGTCTTTGCCATCACTTCATCTAAGATGTACAGTCTTGCCTTCCTTGTGGCCGCGATCGCCTCCTCGATGATCGGTCTGGTCAGGCCGTGGATCTTAATATCCATCTGGATCGCGGTGATCCCTTCATGGGTTCCAGCCACCTTGAAGTCCATGTCTCCAAAGAAATCTTCCAGTCCCTGGATATCGGTCAGCACCAGATAATCATCATCGGTCTCACCGGTCACCAGTCCGGCAGAAATACCTGCCACCGCAGACTTGATCGGCACTCCCGCAGCCATCAGGGACATAGAGGAAGCGCACACGCTGGCCTGAGAGGTAGATCCGTTGGACTCGAAGGTCTCTGATACGGTACGGATCGCGTAAGGGAACTCTGTCTCATCCGGCAGTACCGGGAGAAGGGCGCGCTCTGCCAACGCTCCGTGTCCGATCTCACGGCGTCCCGGTCCTCTGGAAGGTCTAGTCTCTCCCACAGAATAGGAGGGGAAATTATAATGATGCATATATCTCTTGGAAGTCTCCGCCTCATCCAATCCGTCCAGTCTCTGGGCCTCCGCAAGGGGAGCCAGTGTAGTAATCGTACAGATCTGGGTCTGTCCACGGGTAAACATAGCAGAGCCGTGGACTCTCGGGATCAGATCTACTTCTGCCGCCAAAGGCCGGATCTGGTCAATCGCTCTTCCGTCCGGACGCTTGTGATCCTTTAAGATCATCTTGCGCACCGTCTTCTTCTGATACTGATATACTGCCTCGCCAAGCACTTCCAGCCAATCTTCTTTCTCTGCGAAAGCTTCTTCCAGCTTCTCCGTGATCTGGCGGATATTTTCCTCTCTTACCTGCTTTTCATCAGTAAATACCGCTTCTTCCATCTGAGCCGGAGGCACGATCTCCTTAATTGCCTCGAACAATTCTTCCGGAACCGCGCAGCTCTCATAAGAATGTTTCGGTTTTCCGCACTCTGCCACGATGGTCTCGATGAATGCGATCACCTTCTGGTTCAGCTCATGCGCGGCAAAAATCGCGTCGATCATCTGCTGTTCCGGAACTTCCTCCGCCCCAGCCTCGATCATGATCACTTTCTCTTTGGTAGACGCAACCGTCAGAGACAGTTTGGAGACTTCTCTCTGGGCCGCTGTCGGGTTGAATACCAGTTCGCCGTCGACCAGTCCCACTTGAGTAGAAGAAATCGGGCCGTCAAAAGGAATGTCTGAGATGGTAGTGGCAATCGCCGCTCCCAGCATAGCCGTCAATTCCGGGGAACAGTCCTGATCTACAGACAATACCAGATTCTCCAGCGTTACGTCATTGCGGTAATCCTTTGGGAATAACGGACGCATGGGCCGATCGATCACACGGCAAGTCAGGATCGCGTTCTCAGAAGCCTTGCCCTCTCTCTTGTTAAAACCTCCCGGAATCTTTCCTACTGCGTACAGACGCTCGTTATACTCCACGCTGAGCGGGAAAAAGTCGATTCCTTCCCTGGGTTTCTCTGAGGCGGTAGCCGTACAGAGCACGGTTGTATCTCCATAATGCATCAGCACCGCTCCATTTGCCTGCTTCGCTACCCGGTCCACATCCACGCGCAGCGTTCTGCCGGCAAGTTCCATTTCATACTTTTTGTACATAGTGGTCTCCTTTATCTTTTTTTCTTCAGGGAAGGGAGCGCCGAAACTACTGAAAAATACACTTTGCGAAAAGAAAATATACTTTTCAGTGGTCTCGGAGTCTCTCCCTGCCCATAATCTTAGTTATTGTATCATATCTGCCGGGATAACGCAATTAGGGACGGGGTATTTTTAAAAATACCCCGTCCCTAATGAAAAGAATTACTTTCTCAATCCAAGTCTCTCGATCAGTGAACGATATCTCTCGATGTCGATCTTCTTCAGATATGCCAGAAGTCCTCTTCTCTGTCCTACCATCTTCAGAAGTCCTCTTCTGGAATGATGATCCTTCGGATTGTTCTTGAAGTGCTCTGTCAGGTCATTGATCCTTGCTGTCAGGATCGCTACCTGAACCTCCGGTGAACCTGTGTCTCCCTCGCTTCTTCCATACTCAGCGATAATCTGTTCTTTCTGTTCTTTTGAGATCATTCTAGTCTCCTCCTTTATAAACTTCATCTAAACGCCAGGTATTAAGTAATGGTCGGAGTTTCCGATTACCGAACACCGGCTGCTGCCACTAGGACAGTATAGCATATGCCTCCATCCTTCTTCAAGCATTTTTTATAAAATATTCCCGTCCGCTTTCAATATCCCGGTCAATCGCCGCTTTCATCTCCTGGATATCCGCGAATTTCCTTTCCGGCCTGCGGAAATCCAAAAGCTCCACCCGGACTTCTTTGTCATAGGCGCTGCCTTCATAGTCAAAAAGAAAACTTTCAGCCAAAACTTTATCTTCTGTGGAAACTGTTGGTTTGACTCCCACATTCGTAATCCCGGCATAGCATTTGCCGTCTAGCCAGGTTCTGCTGAAATACACGCCTCTGGGAGGAACAATCTTAGCCTGGGGCCACTCTACATTAAAGGTGGGGAATCCAAGTGTCCGTCCAAGTCTCCTGCCGTGCTCCACCACTCCTTTGATGCTGTAAGGATACCCCAGCAGCTTGTCCGCCAGCTGGATATTCCCTTCCGCCATCAATTCTTTGATATAGGTGCTGCTGATGATCCTGCCCTGGTACCGTTCTTTCTCCAGAACGATGGCTTCATAGCCATAAGCCCCGGCATATTCTTTCAGCATATCCGCGTCTCCGCCCTGCCCATATCCAAAATGAAAATCCGTTCCCACCACCACGTATTTGGCGTGGAACACTCCGCAGATGATCTCTTTGATGAATTCTTCCCCGCTCATTTTCCGAAGTTCTTCTGAGAAGGGACATTCCACCAGATAATCCATAGAATCTTCCAGATGAGCCGCCCGCTCCTCCTTTGTCATAAGGATTCCAGTCCGCTTCATATCGAAGGCGCAGACCGCCGCGCGGACCTGTTCTGTCTGCCTAAGCTGCGCCACCTTGCGGATCAAAGTCTGATGGCCTCTGTGAAGCCCGTCAAACTTACCAAACGTAACCGCGGATCTGCGGGTATCTTTATAATGTTCAAGTCCTTTTAAGTATTCCATAATTAATCCCTTCAGCTGCCGCAAAACATTTTTACTGCTTTATATTCTTGTGTCTTTTTCTGGTAACCATACAAGGCAAGGAAATCTCCTTTTTCATTATACAGCCTGACCCGTTCTCCATCTTCCGCGCGCCCTTCTGTCCGGATCATTCCCCGGCGGAGACTGTTCCCATTAAGCGCCAGCTTCTCCCACCTGGCTTCCACATACACGGCGGGATATTCCTGGAACAGAGAATCAATAGATCTTAAGATTTCTCCCAGGGTTCCCTGTTTCTGCCTCTGCTCGATTTCTTCCAGCGTATGGGCGCCGCTCTTTTCAAAAGGTCCTGCCTTTGTCCGCACCAGGGATTCCATACATCCAAAACATCCAATCTCTCTCCCGATGTCATCGCATAAGGTTCTGATATAGGTTCCCTTGGAACAGTTGACTCTCATCCTTATCCTTGGAAAATGGATATCCAGAATCTTTATCTCATGGATCCTCACCCTGCGCGCCTTACGTTCTACCGTCTTTCCTTCTCTGGCAAGTTCATAAAGCTTTTTACCATTTACTTTCAGCGCCGAATACATGGGTGGAATCTGATCATAGTCTCCTATGTAATTCTTCACCGTCTCTTTCAGTCTTTCCTCAGTTACGGCTGAGGCATCTCCTTCTTCCAGCACTGTTCCGGCTGTATCCTGCGTATCTGTCCGCACTCCCAGAAGAAGCACCGCCTCATAGGTCTTGTCCTGATCTGTCAAAAGCTCGCATACCTTTGTGGCCCGGCCAAGACAGATGGGAAGGACCCCTTCAGCCTCCGGGTCCAGCGTTCCCGTATGGCCGATCTTTCTCTGACCTGTGATTCCCCTCAGCTTAGCCACCACATCATGGGAGGTGAAGCCTTTCTCTTTATAAACATTCAAAATCCCATTGATCATACCGGTTCCCCCAGCTGATCCTCGATCAGGCCCGACAGATTGTTGAGCACGTCATGAGGGGTCCCGGCCATAGTGAAACCGGCTGCTCTTTTATGGCCGCCGCCGCCCAGATACTGAGCTATCCTGCTTACATCCACCTGTTCTTTCGAACGCAGGCTGACTTTATAGACACTGGGTTTCAGCTCATACATGAAAACGGCGACTTCTACTCCTTTGGTATCCCTAAGATGGCTGACAATCCCATCCAAAGCTTTGGGCTCTACGCCATAGAATTCCATCTCCCGCCTGCGGATATAAGAGGCGATACATCTTCCATCCATGAAAAGAATACTCTCCATCAGCGCCCGCCCCAGCACCTGGTTCTGGGCATAGCTCTTTTCTACATAGGTCTTGCGGATCAAGGCAGGCGCATCCACTCCCCGTTCCATCAGATCCGCCGCCGCCCGC is part of the Lachnospiraceae bacterium KGMB03038 genome and encodes:
- the rpsO gene encoding 30S ribosomal protein S15, which gives rise to MISKEQKEQIIAEYGRSEGDTGSPEVQVAILTARINDLTEHFKNNPKDHHSRRGLLKMVGQRRGLLAYLKKIDIERYRSLIERLGLRK
- a CDS encoding bifunctional riboflavin kinase/FAD synthetase; its protein translation is MEYLKGLEHYKDTRRSAVTFGKFDGLHRGHQTLIRKVAQLRQTEQVRAAVCAFDMKRTGILMTKEERAAHLEDSMDYLVECPFSEELRKMSGEEFIKEIICGVFHAKYVVVGTDFHFGYGQGGDADMLKEYAGAYGYEAIVLEKERYQGRIISSTYIKELMAEGNIQLADKLLGYPYSIKGVVEHGRRLGRTLGFPTFNVEWPQAKIVPPRGVYFSRTWLDGKCYAGITNVGVKPTVSTEDKVLAESFLFDYEGSAYDKEVRVELLDFRRPERKFADIQEMKAAIDRDIESGREYFIKNA
- a CDS encoding polyribonucleotide nucleotidyltransferase, coding for MYKKYEMELAGRTLRVDVDRVAKQANGAVLMHYGDTTVLCTATASEKPREGIDFFPLSVEYNERLYAVGKIPGGFNKREGKASENAILTCRVIDRPMRPLFPKDYRNDVTLENLVLSVDQDCSPELTAMLGAAIATTISDIPFDGPISSTQVGLVDGELVFNPTAAQREVSKLSLTVASTKEKVIMIEAGAEEVPEQQMIDAIFAAHELNQKVIAFIETIVAECGKPKHSYESCAVPEELFEAIKEIVPPAQMEEAVFTDEKQVREENIRQITEKLEEAFAEKEDWLEVLGEAVYQYQKKTVRKMILKDHKRPDGRAIDQIRPLAAEVDLIPRVHGSAMFTRGQTQICTITTLAPLAEAQRLDGLDEAETSKRYMHHYNFPSYSVGETRPSRGPGRREIGHGALAERALLPVLPDETEFPYAIRTVSETFESNGSTSQASVCASSMSLMAAGVPIKSAVAGISAGLVTGETDDDYLVLTDIQGLEDFFGDMDFKVAGTHEGITAIQMDIKIHGLTRPIIEEAIAATRKARLYILDEVMAKTIAEPRPEVGPYAPKIIQMQIDPQKIGDVVGQRGKTINAIIEQTGVKIDIEDDGSVSICGTEAASMEEARKLIHIIVTDFEAGQVLEGKVVSIKEFGAFLEFAPGKEGMVHISKLAKERVNHVEDVLTLGDVVKVVCLGKDKMGRFSFSMKDVAE
- a CDS encoding peptide MFS transporter produces the protein MGESTTAVKKKHPWGFYVCNLTFTFERLAYYGAKPILLLFLIKAVGEGGLGIDNAQAAVIAANLTAYTYLAPIIGGYISDRWLGARYAIPLGSVIMAIGYLIGWKAANAAMVNLMVIVISIGTGFFKGNLSAIQGRMYDDKSMLDSAFSIQYSFVNIGSFVGSVATGYLYLNTFKNGDVLGFRQCFFLSAVFCLIAAVWFVANWKSLQGQGKKPFKYLTDTQGNIIGEDSKKDKKKEKSAEPLTRAEKRRVWAIILVSAFSIIFWLFYYQNELALTIYMTEYVDMHLAGIEIAPGWINTSLNGLLCVALGGVMAAVWRKLSERPQGDLNMFQKIGLSFLFLGCAFGVVVLAEFTRGVGSPAGNKVSVLWMVGFVFLLTIGEMCFSPLRNAFVSKYAPKKYLSLLMGVITVATFCASKLSPYVQVIIENMNIFPVLVAIFILLLLCALFMVATNKKLNKLVEDED
- the pepT gene encoding peptidase T, which translates into the protein MKAYERFLRYVNVWTTSDETSETVPSTQRQFELGRLLAQELKDIGVEKVELNDMCYLYAEIPATPGYEDKPAIGLIAHMDTVMDFPGKDIHPQFTKNYNGEDVKLGESGKVLSVKEFPHLKNMKGRTLITTDGTTLLGADDKAGIAEIITAADEILKENIPHGKICIGFTPDEEIARGAKNFDVERFGADFAYTLDGDIEGEIQFENFNASTAYFTIHGVNVHTGSAKGILVNSQLIGMEIQSRLPDERPETTEGYEGFFHLMAFNGNTEKTQMRYLVRDHSGEKFKQRHETLRRIQKEMNEKYGEGTVELEIAESYYNMREKIEPCMHLVDIAKKAITDAGLTPDISPVRGGTDGARLSFKGLPCPNLGTGGSAFHGPFEHITVEGMDLAVGIVKDILKSYAAYEEK
- the truB gene encoding tRNA pseudouridine(55) synthase TruB, whose protein sequence is MINGILNVYKEKGFTSHDVVAKLRGITGQRKIGHTGTLDPEAEGVLPICLGRATKVCELLTDQDKTYEAVLLLGVRTDTQDTAGTVLEEGDASAVTEERLKETVKNYIGDYDQIPPMYSALKVNGKKLYELAREGKTVERKARRVRIHEIKILDIHFPRIRMRVNCSKGTYIRTLCDDIGREIGCFGCMESLVRTKAGPFEKSGAHTLEEIEQRQKQGTLGEILRSIDSLFQEYPAVYVEARWEKLALNGNSLRRGMIRTEGRAEDGERVRLYNEKGDFLALYGYQKKTQEYKAVKMFCGS
- a CDS encoding methylated-DNA--[protein]-cysteine S-methyltransferase, whose protein sequence is MQYVSHYQSPIGRILLAADETCLTGLWFEGQKYFGLHLDKEREEKEIPLFQAAKQWLDIYFSGEEPRIPLPLHLRGTDFQKEVWEILRTIPYGQTMTYGEIAGRLAGKRGGKKVSARAVGGAVGHNQISIIVPCHRVVGANGSLTGYAGGIEKKVKLLELEKADNQFLFPGGRARM
- a CDS encoding LysR family transcriptional regulator produces the protein MSRREGADVSSIWKYKYFVDVIENRSFTKAGNINYVSQTAISQNISSLEKMAGGKLINRGKGEVVPTELGQIVYRRAKEMLEIEARMTREIEQFRNREVTYIGIDSAINKKMWMTYEQVYDPNFLRVGEKMECYNLDNMIGARMMKNHELDVFIGYENQALEDEPGVAGENLTGSRIGVYVGKNTTIPYGPLRLDDLRGHRCYLASSYSCSVQEEARGRLEDGCRFIEVKNVETMKIKVEFNDAFAFVDSRYFWRGDGEIRQLADYEETCAIRLYYFRASEKKNVSKFIKILKDKMEE